A window of Deltaproteobacteria bacterium genomic DNA:
GAAACCTTATTGTCTCAATAGCTTGCAGTAAAATGACTTGGCACTATAAACTTGCCTTATTGTAATCTAGCTGTTGATGCCAATTATAGTTGCTTAATAGTGTGGTATTACTAAAGAGATATTTCATGTTAGATGCAGCCTCAACTATCCGCAATCGTTTAATCAACCGTAGTCTTGAATTATTACGTATCCCCAGTATCACTGGCGATGAGGCCGCTATTGCTAAGCATCTTTATAAATGGGCAAAAGCGCAAAAACAACTTAGTGCTGATGATATTACTAAACACGGTAATGCTTTAGTAATTGGCCACCCTGATACTCGCCGTCCATGTATTGCTTTGGTTGGTCACCTTGATACAGTACCACCTACACCAGCTGACGCTTCACCTAAAATAAATGGCAACCTCATTATTGGACGAGGCGCCTCGGATATGAAAGGCGCAATCGCGATAATGCAAGTTATTGTCGAAACTAATAACTTGGCAATGTTACCTTTTGCTTTAGTGCTGGTTCTCTATGATCGAGAAGAGGGGCACTGCCGTAATAATGGCTTGCAGCCATTGTTAGAAAATTATGAACCTCTATCAGCGATAGATCTTGCTATCTGTATGGAACCTACTGATAACTATCTGCAACTTGGTTGCATGGGGGCAATTAGTGCTCGTATTACTTTTTCGGGTCGTTCAGCTCATTCAGCTCGACCTTGGCAAGGTGAAAATGCGATATATAAATCTGTACCTATATTACAAAAATTGCTTGAACAAAAACCACACGAAGTAAAAATAGCGGGGCTTTCATTTTATGAGGTAATGAGTATAACTATGGCAAAAGGCGGCAGCTCTCATAATACAATACCTGCAAATTTTGAACTTAATCTCAATTATCGTTTTGCCCCAACCACCCCCATACAAATAGCTAATAAAAATGCGATACAAAAAATTAAAAACCTTATCGCCAATTCAGCAACTATTGAAATATTAGATGTTGCTCCACCAGGCCCTATACCTAATGACAATCTAATCCTTAATCAAATTCAACAAACGATAAATTTAAAAATAGGACCCAAGCAAGCATGGACTGATGTTGCAAGATTATCAGCTTTTGGTATTGATGCAGTAAATTTGGGGCCAGGCGCGCAAGCACAAGCACATCAAGCTGGAGAATCTGTTTCTATTGATGCTTTAGTAAAATCCTATGAAATACTCATGAAAATTTTGCACAATCCCCTGATAAATTAGGGTGTGTCCCTAATAAGCAAAAAATAAAGTTATAGCTGTTTGGCCTATGCCATAGTTGT
This region includes:
- the dapE gene encoding succinyl-diaminopimelate desuccinylase, translating into MLDAASTIRNRLINRSLELLRIPSITGDEAAIAKHLYKWAKAQKQLSADDITKHGNALVIGHPDTRRPCIALVGHLDTVPPTPADASPKINGNLIIGRGASDMKGAIAIMQVIVETNNLAMLPFALVLVLYDREEGHCRNNGLQPLLENYEPLSAIDLAICMEPTDNYLQLGCMGAISARITFSGRSAHSARPWQGENAIYKSVPILQKLLEQKPHEVKIAGLSFYEVMSITMAKGGSSHNTIPANFELNLNYRFAPTTPIQIANKNAIQKIKNLIANSATIEILDVAPPGPIPNDNLILNQIQQTINLKIGPKQAWTDVARLSAFGIDAVNLGPGAQAQAHQAGESVSIDALVKSYEILMKILHNPLIN